The Cryptomeria japonica chromosome 2, Sugi_1.0, whole genome shotgun sequence region CAACCAACACCACCCAAGGCCAGTGTTTATCCAACATTCTGGATGCATTTTTATCAAAGTAATTATAAATTTGTTAAATGTgatacctgttgatgtgtttttcatgcacatgtgaacacataataaaataccaaggtatcttatcctctcttgaacaaagtttccctgaatgctgaagatttcacctaaggatcaatcgaggcaactccaagattcttatatgtagggtctctacgtgtggataagctcaatttgatctgatgtgattatgctggaatcacaaggggacttacatttgttTGCCTGAACGTTTAATCTGCTGGAACTTGAGTCCTAACTACTCACCAAGATAATAAAGAAATAGCAAAAAGTGAAAGGCTCAGAAAGTCTACTCTAaggcctagaatgcaagaagataaatgaacgactaggtggagtcctactgggctaggtctcaccatcaaactgaacaattcaacaccagctcagtgcaatcttctagggtagttctaaagatgttcaaatcatcaccgtcaaacactgatcaccattcaagttaatgcgtgaacaatagacgcataacaattcgaaattaagctcattcaatgccaaTGACCACGCAgagcgtccttacaatcagtaagaggctagtggtttggactaggcagattccacgcgagtgcattcagtaacttctttcattcaatctaattatctatcatctaaaacgaagattcaacaagagaccatgcatattgcaaagaaacaacacacttcaccataacttcaatgaaaatggagttcatttacaatcaaggcaacaatttcttgccttctcttcctactatattctaattgctattctattttactgactattagctattctaacctctattaaccaactattaactattaacctttacaaatgaagagtcggagctttatatagagagctctttacatttcaatggctctgattgatttacaatcaatggctaggattacaagatgaaaaacctaattagggtttgttacaacaaactctcttagccaatgagaaaattacatttcatgagTGTTGACCAATAGAAAACCGAGGTAGGTGCCTCGAattttgtgccatcactggtgagtcaggtacattgaatatGGACATGCTAATGTGGACCTATCGAACTGGAGGAACAATGATTGGGATGACACCTTGTCTTGCGTTTGTGTTTGGTTAATCAAGGAACATTGTATTTCTTGAtattcaatgtgatgatgatgagaagctaactttgattaactcttttgaaactatctgcttcttcaaagTACCCTTGCACTGACCTTGGTTAATCCTCCTTTGTCCTCCATGTGCTTGAGGAACGATGTACCTTTCCTTGGCTCTCCTACATTTGATGAGGCCTCTTCACTGTCAAGTCTTTCTTTCTTCTCTGTCATCTTATCTCTCTTTGAAGCGCTTGTAAGATCCTTCTTCTGATATCTTGTGATTTCCTTGAGGATAGTTCTAACATTTGAAGTCCTTTGATTTTAGCAACACCGTGGGTACCTTCTCATGCATCtaagtgtccttgatgatgatgaaacttgaagaggtcgcccttgtcctagcCTGATCTTTCTCCAACTTGATTTGATTGacctacaaaacaaacaaaagatggtgtcaagtatacataatatattcattctaacataacatttcttaccttaaatcatcaacaagaaggtaTTAGGAtcaatttgctctggaccctcttgaaggacaggccctataatgaaattcgctctggatcctctccaaggacaggccctataatgaaATTTGCCCTGGATCCTCttcaaggacaggacctataatgaaattcgccTTGGATCCTCTGAAAGGGCCAGGAGcgaaaattgacaaagttgctcaatttACCTCACATAGACTTCATTTTCAACCTTACCTTACCAAGATCAAATTATTCGCCTCCAAAATTGCTTAGGAATAGGTTTCGATCAAGGGCCTAGGCAAAACATTAGACGTCCTaggaatttcactctagaccctctggaaggtcAGGAACGAAATTGACAGTTTGCTTTATTTTCCTTCATAAAACTCCATTTCTCATCCTTTTCTCATCAAAAACAAGTCTTTTGCCCTCGAAAATGCTTAGGAATAGGTTAGTTCAAAGGTTTAAGCAAGCTATAAGACCTCTAagaaaatttcgctttggaccctctccaaggacatgccctataatgaaattcgctctagaccctctccaaggacaagccctataatgaaattcgctctggaccctctccaaggacaggccctataatgaaATTTGATTTGGATCCTctccaaggacaagacctataatgaaattcgccctagatcctctccaaggacaagccctataatgaaattcgctctagaccctttggaagggccaggagcaaaaattgacaaagttgttcAATTTACCTCACATAGACTTCATTTTCTTTACTTCAATTGTTTCCAAGGCATGATAACATCCTAGTTGAGGTTCCAAGGCATGAAGTTAGTTCATATTTGAAGCAAAAAGGAGGGTAtcaagaaaattcgctctggaccctttggaagggtcaagagtgaaatttgtGATTTAGTCTCAATTCTATCATTTCCTTTGCTCcaaatcacttctcaaggcaagtataTATCAACCCTCTCTCAACCACACCATAGTAACAAAGATCTTGGTCTCAAACAAGCAGCAAAATAGAGGTTTAGgaaattttgctctagaccctttggaagggtcaggagcgaaattctcccttTAAAGCTATTCATCTTCCATTCATCATTTCTTTGCCTTGAACCTAACTTATCAAACCTCCActtatcatgatcaagtcaattcaCCATCAATTTAGCTTAAAACGAGGTTCTATTAGTGCATTAGGCGAAATAGGGAATCCTTCTAGGAATTTcgttttggaccctttggaagggtcaagagcttagatgaatttcgccctagaccctttggaagggtcaggagcgaatttgctccTTTAGGCTCAATTTTTCCTTCATTGACTTCATTTTCAACCTACTCACAAGGCATAGATAGGTCATTCCTCACTCGGTCAAAGCATAGGAGCAAGCTTTGAGGTCTAAACTGGGAGCAAGAGAAGAGTCTAAGGAAATTcgttctagaccctttggaagggtcatgagcgaatTTTGCAATAATGCTCAAATTCTTGACCTTTCTTCGGCTAAGTGCATTCGGATAGGTTTTAATTCATTCTCAAGGTCTAGATATATCATCCTCTCATCAATCATGACTAGAAAGCAAGGTTTTGTCCAAAATAGGAGAGCAAAGAGAACTAAGGAAGAATTACTTTGGTAAAAAGTGAATGAGAATGTTGAATAGACATTGCTCCACACAAACCCATTCACTTATACTCCCATTTGTGTCTGCATTGTTTATAAATACACTCTGTAAGAACACCAGAAGATATTATAAAGCGTGAATATCTTGCGCAGTGCACACAGTTTCATGGCGTACAACATTAAAAGCATTCTTGTTTGTATGCCTTTAAAAATGTTGCAGATTTCTACGAAAGAACTCACAACCATAAATATTTCCTAGTTCTGGCATTAATATATTGTGAAGGTCAACGGTATCAAGAATCATTTCAAAATGTATCAAACAATATAAGAGACATAATATGAAAATGTAGTTGAGATAATCTGCAAAGAAAAATGTCTTGTCCTTGAGGTGATCTGCAAAAAGAAATTCTTAGGCATTTCTGTCCATTACATTGGACACTTCCTCAGTTACCTAGACAAGTGCTATAAAACACTTAATATTGGCTCTACCATTTCTTTTAtgtttgcaatcttcatcattcaaaactCATTTGATTATAAACCTGAATTTTGTTTACTTCCTCTGAGCAGCTTGATGAGAATAAAGCTCCATCCATCACAAGCACACTTGGCAGTTCTGACCCTTGACTATTTCAAGCGGTATGACTCACCAGAGGATCTAAATGATTATTTGCGAAGCCTCATAAGAGATAGGAAGCTTGTTTCACAGCTTATTAACTTGCTGATTTTCCAAGGGATATTATAAACTCCGACTGTCAACATGGTTTATCAACTCCTCCAGAAGGATGCGCGAGAAATTGCATACAATTACAAGAAAAGCCAAAGGCACAGTAATTATAGAACAGGCATCCTAAGAACCCAGAGGGTAATATCCCATGCCAGCCACCATCATTTATCACAAATGACAGTATTTGTCACATTCTGATTGTTATTCAAGATTGCTTCTAAACAATTAAGTGGCTTTCAAAAAGTTAAGGACCTCAATCAGTTTGCCCAGACATGTATCAACCCCTGTCTGTTGCCCGTATAAATTTCGTTTCTTTCCTCATCATAGAACAATGCAGTAATATCTTCAAGAGCTTCTTCAACAGTGCTTTGGATTACTGATGCATTGGGCCGATTCCGAGAGCTTATACATACATTTGGATCGTTGGCACGAATCTTAGCAAGGCATTTCCCAGTCAAGATGTTGCTTATGTTTATTGAGCCAGCTGCACGGACAATAGATGCCACTTAAATCAGCATACATACAATACATCTTCTCATAATATGAGAGGGCCTTCAATCCTCAAATAGATTTCAAACTTATCCAAGCCAAGATAATATGATTGTTTTCCATTCACCTTACCATTTTTTTCATCACATCCTTGAGGATGGGCCTTGCAGTAAGAGATGATCAAATCTTGATCACTAGTGAtataaatgttgtttgtattgcaatCAGGATGCCATAACAAGTGGTCTTCAAATGATGTTACTAGCTCTCCTCGGAAATTCCATACAGCAACAGCTCGATTACGAAATGTCAAAAATAACTGATtctcatacaagaaaataaaagctGATGGAGTCATGAACTCTGTCCTGCTCACTTCTGTCAACTGTGTATTCCGAACCTGCCAAATGAAGTTTTGATTGTATCAACTATCTGATGTCTTATTACAATGGCGTAAGATATCtctaaaacacaaaaaataaaaccTTATTTGATGATAAATTCTTCCTTTTTAATGATACTCACATCAAGTATTTGGAGATTCTCATTTTCTTGCTTTACAAGAAGCTTCTCATTGAACTGCTCGATGAAGTCAACCTTTTTATTACGATGTAAGAGATGATTAAAGGATTTCAAAACGGTGCCATCCTCTATATTTGAGATCTTCAAAGGAACGTGACTTCCATTGGAAGGTTTTTTAAATATTAACAGCATTATACCTGGACTGCTGATGACAGAAGTTTGATCATTAAGAGGCATAGAAAGAGAACGCAAAGCCATGTTATTTCAGTATGCTTTTACAAATAGCATATTAGGCACCGTTTTTTACAAAACACAAAAACCATATAGAACAAATCCTCTACCTGATCTTTATCTCCTCAACATTTTTATCAGATATTGAGTACAGAAGGGTATAGTTCTTCAAATCAAACACCTTGTAAACACTGCAAGCCAAGACAAATCCTGGTTTCATGATTGGGATATAAACACAATCTAACAAAATTGCTACAAAAAATTAATAGTTATTTATGTTTATAGCCACCTCACCCATCTTGGGCAGAAAATGTCAGTACTTTCCCATTCACATCATCAAACTCTACAAAACCTGGCCACCTTAGTGACTCGGATTCAAATAAAGGAAAACCTCCATCAGGTTGACCTCTCCTAATATACCTGTGAAGGCAACAATTTAGATTGGTGCACATACACTTTATCAGCCAAAATCATAGATAAGCGAGCAATAATTGGTTCAAATTGTAACACAGAAGGAATGGCTAAATTTATGATTGCCATCAGCAAAGCTTCTTAAATCTCCAGGGAAAACATACTCAATTGGTGTTGTTCTGCACTTCAGTGAACTATAGCTATCCAAAGCATAGACTGATACAGTAATAAGAGAGTCATTGTTCTTATTATAGAACAGGCTGCGAATAACTTCATCTGGacttatattcaagaagcaaaccTTTCTATTTGTCTCTGTTAAGCAAAACAGGTAATGAGAGATCAACAAAAAGTCCTAAGAGCTTGCAAACTATAGTTTATCTAATGAATGAATCATCTCAGAAAAATAAACGTTGTCCCTCATATTTAGGAACTTGTTACCTCTACTAAATGCTGCGCAAACACCAGACTGTGCCAGAGCAAATATTATATCTCGAGCTGCAACTATTTCTATTATCCTTGATCTCTTATTTAGGAACTGAAACCTTGAAAATAAAAACGAATTTGCCTTGGGATCATAAGTGTCAAACTCTTCCTGTCAAAAGTTACCAATTAGTCAGACTACCTTAAAGAGACTGCAAGTGTCTATCAACATAAGACAGCCAGGTCTTTGTAgccacaaaagaaaaagaaaaagaaaaaaattgaatcaaaACAACCATATTAAATGGATTCTAATGAGTGTTAAACTATTCTTGCAAAAAATGATACGAAACTGtttaggcaaaaaaaaaaattggcataaaAGAGCCATTCTTGAATGTTATGAAGTTGCACTGCATGCACTATGGCATTCCATATGAATATTAATTCATGGAACTGTGAATCCAAttaaatttagaagaaaaaaatgCGACCCAGCAAAAAGTTAAGACATAATATTAAACCTGGGATTGTTTTATATCCAGTATGTCTTGAATGTTGAAACCTAATTTCGTTATACAAAACTCAGGAGCATTTATCCAAACCACTTGATAGGTTCTTCCCACTAAATAAACAAAAACATATGGTAAACAGCTTTTGACCATTAAAATAAACCCACTTCTTAGATCTACAGAATTGCAATTTGACATACCTTCTACCCTTCAAAGATAACATGGGTTaagatttaaaaagaaaaagatTCGTCAAACTTGAAAAGCTAGAGCTGATAATACACACTAATCAAACTGCCACAATGTTATAGCTACagctttaaaataataaaattggaGTATCTTGTAACTAAATCTCACATTCTTGAAATATTTTTGTTTGGGGATTCCATTGAAGGATAGAAGGAATATTTTTGTATGGGGATTCCATTGAAGGATAGAAGGAAGGGCAGACCTCCTCTAGGGGAACAAAAACAATGATGTAGAGAAAGAAGCAGACAGGGATTATCATGTACACATAAGCACATACAGAGATTGATTTAGGACTATTTTGATTATTCTtcggaaaacaaaagaaaaaacttCATTTCTCCTAAGCTCCTTTGTCTGCTCATTTCTTGCTTCCTAGGTGTCCAACCGTCAATTTGTAATCAAACATGTAGATGAAAATACAAAATGATTAAACAAAACCGAATAGCAAAAACATATCCTCTATCCCACTTTATGCTTGGGCTTTCTAAGTCAAAATCCAAGTTCTAAAACTAAATAATGCACTCTTTTTCATGAAGAATCCTCTACAAATTTCTCTAAAAGAAACTGTATAATATCAAAAACATGGAAGATAaattccaaaaaattaaaaaagcaaGTGGAGATTCTGCTAGGGTTTCTAGATTATCACAAGAACTGCCAACTGCCAAGTGGGTATCGATTTGTTTCataaattcaaaaatataattAAGTGTGCCTAAAATACCCTACCTGCAACTGAAAGTTCCGGAACCTCTCCTGTGAATTGGTGCTGGTGAAGGCCTTGTTGCCGACGCTTCCGATCTCGCGCCTTTGAAGTTTTCTCACGCAATTACTGTACTCGTACGGCCGCTTCCGCTTTCCTGCTACAACTCTCCGACTGCTAGTAGGACAAGAAACCTTTCTGCGCTCCATTTCCGTCCTCTTTTTTGTCCCAGAAAGATTACTTCCCACGCATCCTTACGGAAAGGAAGATTTTTTGGCTCTTTTCCCAGAACCAGAGCATTTAAATTGAAAAGAGCTTGCAAATTGGCTATCTGAGGCAATGGTCCAGAACTATTTCTGATAATTAATGTAAAATTAGACTGTTCTAATATATTTGTTTGAACTGGACTACGGAATCCAAAGCCTCCTTAACAGCGGAGGATTTTGCTTAATGCTGATGACGTCAGCCTCACTTTAAAATTTCAAACTGTAATGGTACAATCTTATAGAGTGGGTTTCACATCGTATAGAGTGGTCTTATAGAGTGGGTTTCACATTTTATAGAGGGatctttattaaatatttttcatcattCAGTATGAGTCAATAGACTGAACCTCTTCCTAAGGGTTTTGAAGTAAGTGATTTCATGAATTATATGATCTAATTTTAAGTTCTAAAATTTATATGATTTCATAAATTGTATAGTctaatttaaattctttaaataagTTGATGGTttcatgaattttattattttcatattcaatttaaaaaataactA contains the following coding sequences:
- the LOC131050165 gene encoding uncharacterized protein LOC131050165 isoform X3, yielding MERRKVSCPTSSRRVVAGKRKRPYEYSNCVRKLQRREIGSVGNKAFTSTNSQERFRNFQLQEEFDTYDPKANSFLFSRFQFLNKRSRIIEIVAARDIIFALAQSGVCAAFSRETNRKVCFLNISPDEVIRSLFYNKNNDSLITVSVYALDSYSSLKCRTTPIEYIRRGQPDGGFPLFESESLRWPGFVEFDDVNGKVLTFSAQDGVYKVFDLKNYTLLYSISDKNVEEIKISSPGIMLLIFKKPSNGSHVPLKISNIEDGTVLKSFNHLLHRNKKVDFIEQFNEKLLVKQENENLQILDVRNTQLTEVSRTEFMTPSAFIFLYENQLFLTFRNRAVAVWNFRGELVTSFEDHLLWHPDCNTNNIYITSDQDLIISYCKAHPQGCDEKNGKLAQ
- the LOC131050165 gene encoding uncharacterized protein LOC131050165 isoform X1 translates to MERRKVSCPTSSRRVVAGKRKRPYEYSNCVRKLQRREIGSVGNKAFTSTNSQERFRNFQLQEEFDTYDPKANSFLFSRFQFLNKRSRIIEIVAARDIIFALAQSGVCAAFSRETNRKVCFLNISPDEVIRSLFYNKNNDSLITVSVYALDSYSSLKCRTTPIEYIRRGQPDGGFPLFESESLRWPGFVEFDDVNGKVLTFSAQDGVYKVFDLKNYTLLYSISDKNVEEIKISSPGIMLLIFKKPSNGSHVPLKISNIEDGTVLKSFNHLLHRNKKVDFIEQFNEKLLVKQENENLQILDVRNTQLTEVSRTEFMTPSAFIFLYENQLFLTFRNRAVAVWNFRGELVTSFEDHLLWHPDCNTNNIYITSDQDLIISYCKAHPQGCDEKNAGSINISNILTGKCLAKIRANDPNVCISSRNRPNASVIQSTVEEALEDITALFYDEERNEIYTGNRQGLIHVWAN
- the LOC131050165 gene encoding uncharacterized protein LOC131050165 isoform X2, coding for MERRKVSCPTSSRRVVAGKRKRPYEYSNCVRKLQRREIGSVGNKAFTSTNSQERFRNFQLQEEFDTYDPKANSFLFSRFQFLNKRSRIIEIVAARDIIFALAQSGVCAAFSRETNRKVCFLNISPDEVIRSLFYNKNNDSLITVSVYALDSYSSLKCRTTPIEYIRRGQPDGGFPLFESESLRWPGFVEFDDVNGKVLTFSAQDGVYKVFDLKNYTLLYSISDKNVEEIKISPGIMLLIFKKPSNGSHVPLKISNIEDGTVLKSFNHLLHRNKKVDFIEQFNEKLLVKQENENLQILDVRNTQLTEVSRTEFMTPSAFIFLYENQLFLTFRNRAVAVWNFRGELVTSFEDHLLWHPDCNTNNIYITSDQDLIISYCKAHPQGCDEKNAGSINISNILTGKCLAKIRANDPNVCISSRNRPNASVIQSTVEEALEDITALFYDEERNEIYTGNRQGLIHVWAN